One part of the Odontesthes bonariensis isolate fOdoBon6 chromosome 15, fOdoBon6.hap1, whole genome shotgun sequence genome encodes these proteins:
- the ncln gene encoding BOS complex subunit ncln isoform X2, with protein MFEEASEVFDNMFKSSFPLTFIVFIPAVLILVSPLPAEAAHEFTVYRMQQYDLQGQPYGTRNAILNTEARTVEAEVLSRRCVIMRLADFSYDKYQKALRQSAGAVVIILPKNMSAMPQDIVQQFMELEPEMLATETIVPVYFAMEDDELLSIYTQTLTSSSSQGSLSAAEVLLHTATANGFQMVTSGAQSKAISDWAITSLEGRLSGVGGEDLPTIVVVAHYDSFGVAPWLSYGADSNGSGVSMLLELARLFSKLYTYKRTHAAYNLLFFVSGGGKFNYQGTKRWLEDNLDHTDSSLLQDNVAFVLCLDTLGNSDSLHLHVSKPPKEGTPQFFLLKELELVVASQYPEVKFSMVHKKINLADDMLAWEHERFGIRRLPAFTLSHLPSHRSAQRSSIMDVRSVSPSSRHGVGEPPAGPHVDVKKLSRNAKVVAEALARVIYNLTEKGAPGDLQIFTEQMVQEEHLSAVVDWLTAQPRAAQLVDKDSSVVSTLEYHLGRYLKDVKRHYVKADKRDPEFVFYDQLKQTMNAYRVKPAIFDLLLAVCIAAYLGMMYLAIQNFGVLYSVVRRITQPKAKAH; from the exons ATGTTCGAGGAAGCCAGTGAAGTGTTTGACAACATGTTCAAATCTTCGTTTCCCCTCACCTTCATTGTGTTTATCCCTGCGGTGCTGATCTTGGTGTCCCCACTCCCGGCCGAGGCGGCACATGAGTTCACGGTGTACCGCATGCAGCAGTACGACCTCCAGGGGCAGCCGTACG GGACCAGGAATGCCATCTTGAATACGGAGGCCCGCACCGTGGAGGCAGAGGTACTAAGTCGTCGCTGTGTTATCATGCGGCTGGCTGACTTCTCCTACGACAAGTACCAGAAAGCTCTGCGCCAGTCAGCGGGGGCCGTGGTCATCATCCTGCCCAAGAACATGTCTGCTATGCCGCAGGACATAGTTCAG CAGTTCATGGAGTTGGAGCCAGAGATGTTGGCGACCGAAACCATCGTCCCCGTCTACTTTGCGATGGAGGACGACGAGCTGCTGTCCATCTACACTCAAACCCTGACCTCTTCATCCTCTCAGGGTTCCTTATCGGCAGCCGaag TGCTGCTGCATACAGCCACAGCTAATGGCTTTCAGATGGTGACCAGTGGAGCTCAGAGCAAAGCCATCAGTGACTGGGCCATCACCAGTTTAGAG GGTCGTCTGTCTGGAGTTGGAGGAGAGGACCTTCCCACTATAGTCGTGGTTGCTCATTACGACTCTTTTGGTGTTGCTCCA TGGCTGTCGTATGGAGCAGACTCTAACGGTAGCGGGGTCTCCATGCTGTTGGAGCTGGCTCGCCTCTTCTCCAAACTCTACACCTACAAGAGGACGCATGCCGC GTACAACCTGCTGTTCTTTGTGTCTGGTGGAGGAAAGTTTAACTACCAGGGCACCAAACGCTGGTTGGAGGACAACCTGGACCACACAG ACTCCAGTTTGCTTCAGGACAACGTAGCCTTTGTGTTGTGTCTGGACACTTTGGGAAACAGCGACTCTCTGCACCTTCACGTGTCCAAACCTCCCAAAGAGGGAACGCCTCAGTTTTTCCTGCTCAAAGAGCTGGAGCTG GTGGTCGCAAGTCAATATCCAGAGGTCAAGTTTTCCATGGTCCACAAGAAAATCAACCTGGCTGATGACATGCTGGCCTGGGAACACGAGCGCTTTGGGATCCGCCGACTGCCGGCCTTCACCCTGTCCCACCTGCCCTCACACCGCTCGGCTCAGCGCTCCAGCATCATGGACGTGCGGTCAGTGTCCCCCTCCTCTCGCCACGGAGTGGGAGAGCCACCTGCTGG GCCTCATGTAGATGTGAAGAAGCTCAGCAGAAACGCCAAGGTGGTAGCAGAGGCGCTGGCCAGGGTCATCTACAACCTCACAGAAAAG GGGGCACCCGGAGACCTGCAGATTTTCACAGAACAAATG GTGCAGGAGGAGCATCTATCGGCAGTCGTGGACTGGCTCACAGCGCAGCCCCGAGCTGCACAGCTGGTGGACAAAGACAGCAGCGTCGTCTCCACCCTGGAGTATCACCTCGGACGCTACCTCAAGGACGTCAAGAGACACTATGTCAAAGCTGACAaaag GGATCCAGAGTTTGTATTCTACGACCAGCTGAAGCAGACCATGAATGCTTACAG AGTGAAGCCAGCTATTTTTGACCTGCTGCTGGCTGTCTGCATTGCAGCCTACTTAGGAATGATGTATCTAGCTATCCAA AACTTTGGGGTCCTCTACAGTGTCGTCCGTAGAATCACGCAGCCCAAGGCCAAGGCCCATTAA
- the ncln gene encoding BOS complex subunit ncln isoform X3, translating to MFEEASEVFDNMFKSSFPLTFIVFIPAVLILVSPLPAEAAHEFTVYRMQQYDLQGQPYGTRNAILNTEARTVEAEVLSRRCVIMRLADFSYDKYQKALRQSAGAVVIILPKNMSAMPQDIVQFMELEPEMLATETIVPVYFAMEDDELLSIYTQTLTSSSSQGSLSAAEVLLHTATANGFQMVTSGAQSKAISDWAITSLEGRLSGVGGEDLPTIVVVAHYDSFGVAPWLSYGADSNGSGVSMLLELARLFSKLYTYKRTHAAYNLLFFVSGGGKFNYQGTKRWLEDNLDHTDSSLLQDNVAFVLCLDTLGNSDSLHLHVSKPPKEGTPQFFLLKELELVVASQYPEVKFSMVHKKINLADDMLAWEHERFGIRRLPAFTLSHLPSHRSAQRSSIMDVRSVSPSSRHGVGEPPAGPHVDVKKLSRNAKVVAEALARVIYNLTEKGAPGDLQIFTEQMQVQEEHLSAVVDWLTAQPRAAQLVDKDSSVVSTLEYHLGRYLKDVKRHYVKADKRDPEFVFYDQLKQTMNAYRVKPAIFDLLLAVCIAAYLGMMYLAIQNFGVLYSVVRRITQPKAKAH from the exons ATGTTCGAGGAAGCCAGTGAAGTGTTTGACAACATGTTCAAATCTTCGTTTCCCCTCACCTTCATTGTGTTTATCCCTGCGGTGCTGATCTTGGTGTCCCCACTCCCGGCCGAGGCGGCACATGAGTTCACGGTGTACCGCATGCAGCAGTACGACCTCCAGGGGCAGCCGTACG GGACCAGGAATGCCATCTTGAATACGGAGGCCCGCACCGTGGAGGCAGAGGTACTAAGTCGTCGCTGTGTTATCATGCGGCTGGCTGACTTCTCCTACGACAAGTACCAGAAAGCTCTGCGCCAGTCAGCGGGGGCCGTGGTCATCATCCTGCCCAAGAACATGTCTGCTATGCCGCAGGACATAGTTCAG TTCATGGAGTTGGAGCCAGAGATGTTGGCGACCGAAACCATCGTCCCCGTCTACTTTGCGATGGAGGACGACGAGCTGCTGTCCATCTACACTCAAACCCTGACCTCTTCATCCTCTCAGGGTTCCTTATCGGCAGCCGaag TGCTGCTGCATACAGCCACAGCTAATGGCTTTCAGATGGTGACCAGTGGAGCTCAGAGCAAAGCCATCAGTGACTGGGCCATCACCAGTTTAGAG GGTCGTCTGTCTGGAGTTGGAGGAGAGGACCTTCCCACTATAGTCGTGGTTGCTCATTACGACTCTTTTGGTGTTGCTCCA TGGCTGTCGTATGGAGCAGACTCTAACGGTAGCGGGGTCTCCATGCTGTTGGAGCTGGCTCGCCTCTTCTCCAAACTCTACACCTACAAGAGGACGCATGCCGC GTACAACCTGCTGTTCTTTGTGTCTGGTGGAGGAAAGTTTAACTACCAGGGCACCAAACGCTGGTTGGAGGACAACCTGGACCACACAG ACTCCAGTTTGCTTCAGGACAACGTAGCCTTTGTGTTGTGTCTGGACACTTTGGGAAACAGCGACTCTCTGCACCTTCACGTGTCCAAACCTCCCAAAGAGGGAACGCCTCAGTTTTTCCTGCTCAAAGAGCTGGAGCTG GTGGTCGCAAGTCAATATCCAGAGGTCAAGTTTTCCATGGTCCACAAGAAAATCAACCTGGCTGATGACATGCTGGCCTGGGAACACGAGCGCTTTGGGATCCGCCGACTGCCGGCCTTCACCCTGTCCCACCTGCCCTCACACCGCTCGGCTCAGCGCTCCAGCATCATGGACGTGCGGTCAGTGTCCCCCTCCTCTCGCCACGGAGTGGGAGAGCCACCTGCTGG GCCTCATGTAGATGTGAAGAAGCTCAGCAGAAACGCCAAGGTGGTAGCAGAGGCGCTGGCCAGGGTCATCTACAACCTCACAGAAAAG GGGGCACCCGGAGACCTGCAGATTTTCACAGAACAAATG CAGGTGCAGGAGGAGCATCTATCGGCAGTCGTGGACTGGCTCACAGCGCAGCCCCGAGCTGCACAGCTGGTGGACAAAGACAGCAGCGTCGTCTCCACCCTGGAGTATCACCTCGGACGCTACCTCAAGGACGTCAAGAGACACTATGTCAAAGCTGACAaaag GGATCCAGAGTTTGTATTCTACGACCAGCTGAAGCAGACCATGAATGCTTACAG AGTGAAGCCAGCTATTTTTGACCTGCTGCTGGCTGTCTGCATTGCAGCCTACTTAGGAATGATGTATCTAGCTATCCAA AACTTTGGGGTCCTCTACAGTGTCGTCCGTAGAATCACGCAGCCCAAGGCCAAGGCCCATTAA
- the ncln gene encoding BOS complex subunit ncln isoform X5, protein MFEEASEVFDNMFKSSFPLTFIVFIPAVLILVSPLPAEAAHEFTVYRMQQYDLQGQPYGTRNAILNTEARTVEAEVLSRRCVIMRLADFSYDKYQKALRQSAGAVVIILPKNMSAMPQDIVQQFMELEPEMLATETIVPVYFAMEDDELLSIYTQTLTSSSSQGSLSAAEVLLHTATANGFQMVTSGAQSKAISDWAITSLEGRLSGVGGEDLPTIVVVAHYDSFGVAPWLSYGADSNGSGVSMLLELARLFSKLYTYKRTHAAYNLLFFVSGGGKFNYQGTKRWLEDNLDHTDSSLLQDNVAFVLCLDTLGNSDSLHLHVSKPPKEGTPQFFLLKELELVVASQYPEVKFSMVHKKINLADDMLAWEHERFGIRRLPAFTLSHLPSHRSAQRSSIMDVRPHVDVKKLSRNAKVVAEALARVIYNLTEKGAPGDLQIFTEQMVQEEHLSAVVDWLTAQPRAAQLVDKDSSVVSTLEYHLGRYLKDVKRHYVKADKRDPEFVFYDQLKQTMNAYRVKPAIFDLLLAVCIAAYLGMMYLAIQNFGVLYSVVRRITQPKAKAH, encoded by the exons ATGTTCGAGGAAGCCAGTGAAGTGTTTGACAACATGTTCAAATCTTCGTTTCCCCTCACCTTCATTGTGTTTATCCCTGCGGTGCTGATCTTGGTGTCCCCACTCCCGGCCGAGGCGGCACATGAGTTCACGGTGTACCGCATGCAGCAGTACGACCTCCAGGGGCAGCCGTACG GGACCAGGAATGCCATCTTGAATACGGAGGCCCGCACCGTGGAGGCAGAGGTACTAAGTCGTCGCTGTGTTATCATGCGGCTGGCTGACTTCTCCTACGACAAGTACCAGAAAGCTCTGCGCCAGTCAGCGGGGGCCGTGGTCATCATCCTGCCCAAGAACATGTCTGCTATGCCGCAGGACATAGTTCAG CAGTTCATGGAGTTGGAGCCAGAGATGTTGGCGACCGAAACCATCGTCCCCGTCTACTTTGCGATGGAGGACGACGAGCTGCTGTCCATCTACACTCAAACCCTGACCTCTTCATCCTCTCAGGGTTCCTTATCGGCAGCCGaag TGCTGCTGCATACAGCCACAGCTAATGGCTTTCAGATGGTGACCAGTGGAGCTCAGAGCAAAGCCATCAGTGACTGGGCCATCACCAGTTTAGAG GGTCGTCTGTCTGGAGTTGGAGGAGAGGACCTTCCCACTATAGTCGTGGTTGCTCATTACGACTCTTTTGGTGTTGCTCCA TGGCTGTCGTATGGAGCAGACTCTAACGGTAGCGGGGTCTCCATGCTGTTGGAGCTGGCTCGCCTCTTCTCCAAACTCTACACCTACAAGAGGACGCATGCCGC GTACAACCTGCTGTTCTTTGTGTCTGGTGGAGGAAAGTTTAACTACCAGGGCACCAAACGCTGGTTGGAGGACAACCTGGACCACACAG ACTCCAGTTTGCTTCAGGACAACGTAGCCTTTGTGTTGTGTCTGGACACTTTGGGAAACAGCGACTCTCTGCACCTTCACGTGTCCAAACCTCCCAAAGAGGGAACGCCTCAGTTTTTCCTGCTCAAAGAGCTGGAGCTG GTGGTCGCAAGTCAATATCCAGAGGTCAAGTTTTCCATGGTCCACAAGAAAATCAACCTGGCTGATGACATGCTGGCCTGGGAACACGAGCGCTTTGGGATCCGCCGACTGCCGGCCTTCACCCTGTCCCACCTGCCCTCACACCGCTCGGCTCAGCGCTCCAGCATCATGGACGTGCG GCCTCATGTAGATGTGAAGAAGCTCAGCAGAAACGCCAAGGTGGTAGCAGAGGCGCTGGCCAGGGTCATCTACAACCTCACAGAAAAG GGGGCACCCGGAGACCTGCAGATTTTCACAGAACAAATG GTGCAGGAGGAGCATCTATCGGCAGTCGTGGACTGGCTCACAGCGCAGCCCCGAGCTGCACAGCTGGTGGACAAAGACAGCAGCGTCGTCTCCACCCTGGAGTATCACCTCGGACGCTACCTCAAGGACGTCAAGAGACACTATGTCAAAGCTGACAaaag GGATCCAGAGTTTGTATTCTACGACCAGCTGAAGCAGACCATGAATGCTTACAG AGTGAAGCCAGCTATTTTTGACCTGCTGCTGGCTGTCTGCATTGCAGCCTACTTAGGAATGATGTATCTAGCTATCCAA AACTTTGGGGTCCTCTACAGTGTCGTCCGTAGAATCACGCAGCCCAAGGCCAAGGCCCATTAA
- the ncln gene encoding BOS complex subunit ncln isoform X4, protein MFEEASEVFDNMFKSSFPLTFIVFIPAVLILVSPLPAEAAHEFTVYRMQQYDLQGQPYGTRNAILNTEARTVEAEVLSRRCVIMRLADFSYDKYQKALRQSAGAVVIILPKNMSAMPQDIVQQFMELEPEMLATETIVPVYFAMEDDELLSIYTQTLTSSSSQGSLSAAEVLLHTATANGFQMVTSGAQSKAISDWAITSLEGRLSGVGGEDLPTIVVVAHYDSFGVAPWLSYGADSNGSGVSMLLELARLFSKLYTYKRTHAAYNLLFFVSGGGKFNYQGTKRWLEDNLDHTDSSLLQDNVAFVLCLDTLGNSDSLHLHVSKPPKEGTPQFFLLKELELVVASQYPEVKFSMVHKKINLADDMLAWEHERFGIRRLPAFTLSHLPSHRSAQRSSIMDVRPHVDVKKLSRNAKVVAEALARVIYNLTEKGAPGDLQIFTEQMQVQEEHLSAVVDWLTAQPRAAQLVDKDSSVVSTLEYHLGRYLKDVKRHYVKADKRDPEFVFYDQLKQTMNAYRVKPAIFDLLLAVCIAAYLGMMYLAIQNFGVLYSVVRRITQPKAKAH, encoded by the exons ATGTTCGAGGAAGCCAGTGAAGTGTTTGACAACATGTTCAAATCTTCGTTTCCCCTCACCTTCATTGTGTTTATCCCTGCGGTGCTGATCTTGGTGTCCCCACTCCCGGCCGAGGCGGCACATGAGTTCACGGTGTACCGCATGCAGCAGTACGACCTCCAGGGGCAGCCGTACG GGACCAGGAATGCCATCTTGAATACGGAGGCCCGCACCGTGGAGGCAGAGGTACTAAGTCGTCGCTGTGTTATCATGCGGCTGGCTGACTTCTCCTACGACAAGTACCAGAAAGCTCTGCGCCAGTCAGCGGGGGCCGTGGTCATCATCCTGCCCAAGAACATGTCTGCTATGCCGCAGGACATAGTTCAG CAGTTCATGGAGTTGGAGCCAGAGATGTTGGCGACCGAAACCATCGTCCCCGTCTACTTTGCGATGGAGGACGACGAGCTGCTGTCCATCTACACTCAAACCCTGACCTCTTCATCCTCTCAGGGTTCCTTATCGGCAGCCGaag TGCTGCTGCATACAGCCACAGCTAATGGCTTTCAGATGGTGACCAGTGGAGCTCAGAGCAAAGCCATCAGTGACTGGGCCATCACCAGTTTAGAG GGTCGTCTGTCTGGAGTTGGAGGAGAGGACCTTCCCACTATAGTCGTGGTTGCTCATTACGACTCTTTTGGTGTTGCTCCA TGGCTGTCGTATGGAGCAGACTCTAACGGTAGCGGGGTCTCCATGCTGTTGGAGCTGGCTCGCCTCTTCTCCAAACTCTACACCTACAAGAGGACGCATGCCGC GTACAACCTGCTGTTCTTTGTGTCTGGTGGAGGAAAGTTTAACTACCAGGGCACCAAACGCTGGTTGGAGGACAACCTGGACCACACAG ACTCCAGTTTGCTTCAGGACAACGTAGCCTTTGTGTTGTGTCTGGACACTTTGGGAAACAGCGACTCTCTGCACCTTCACGTGTCCAAACCTCCCAAAGAGGGAACGCCTCAGTTTTTCCTGCTCAAAGAGCTGGAGCTG GTGGTCGCAAGTCAATATCCAGAGGTCAAGTTTTCCATGGTCCACAAGAAAATCAACCTGGCTGATGACATGCTGGCCTGGGAACACGAGCGCTTTGGGATCCGCCGACTGCCGGCCTTCACCCTGTCCCACCTGCCCTCACACCGCTCGGCTCAGCGCTCCAGCATCATGGACGTGCG GCCTCATGTAGATGTGAAGAAGCTCAGCAGAAACGCCAAGGTGGTAGCAGAGGCGCTGGCCAGGGTCATCTACAACCTCACAGAAAAG GGGGCACCCGGAGACCTGCAGATTTTCACAGAACAAATG CAGGTGCAGGAGGAGCATCTATCGGCAGTCGTGGACTGGCTCACAGCGCAGCCCCGAGCTGCACAGCTGGTGGACAAAGACAGCAGCGTCGTCTCCACCCTGGAGTATCACCTCGGACGCTACCTCAAGGACGTCAAGAGACACTATGTCAAAGCTGACAaaag GGATCCAGAGTTTGTATTCTACGACCAGCTGAAGCAGACCATGAATGCTTACAG AGTGAAGCCAGCTATTTTTGACCTGCTGCTGGCTGTCTGCATTGCAGCCTACTTAGGAATGATGTATCTAGCTATCCAA AACTTTGGGGTCCTCTACAGTGTCGTCCGTAGAATCACGCAGCCCAAGGCCAAGGCCCATTAA
- the ncln gene encoding BOS complex subunit ncln isoform X1: protein MFEEASEVFDNMFKSSFPLTFIVFIPAVLILVSPLPAEAAHEFTVYRMQQYDLQGQPYGTRNAILNTEARTVEAEVLSRRCVIMRLADFSYDKYQKALRQSAGAVVIILPKNMSAMPQDIVQQFMELEPEMLATETIVPVYFAMEDDELLSIYTQTLTSSSSQGSLSAAEVLLHTATANGFQMVTSGAQSKAISDWAITSLEGRLSGVGGEDLPTIVVVAHYDSFGVAPWLSYGADSNGSGVSMLLELARLFSKLYTYKRTHAAYNLLFFVSGGGKFNYQGTKRWLEDNLDHTDSSLLQDNVAFVLCLDTLGNSDSLHLHVSKPPKEGTPQFFLLKELELVVASQYPEVKFSMVHKKINLADDMLAWEHERFGIRRLPAFTLSHLPSHRSAQRSSIMDVRSVSPSSRHGVGEPPAGPHVDVKKLSRNAKVVAEALARVIYNLTEKGAPGDLQIFTEQMQVQEEHLSAVVDWLTAQPRAAQLVDKDSSVVSTLEYHLGRYLKDVKRHYVKADKRDPEFVFYDQLKQTMNAYRVKPAIFDLLLAVCIAAYLGMMYLAIQNFGVLYSVVRRITQPKAKAH, encoded by the exons ATGTTCGAGGAAGCCAGTGAAGTGTTTGACAACATGTTCAAATCTTCGTTTCCCCTCACCTTCATTGTGTTTATCCCTGCGGTGCTGATCTTGGTGTCCCCACTCCCGGCCGAGGCGGCACATGAGTTCACGGTGTACCGCATGCAGCAGTACGACCTCCAGGGGCAGCCGTACG GGACCAGGAATGCCATCTTGAATACGGAGGCCCGCACCGTGGAGGCAGAGGTACTAAGTCGTCGCTGTGTTATCATGCGGCTGGCTGACTTCTCCTACGACAAGTACCAGAAAGCTCTGCGCCAGTCAGCGGGGGCCGTGGTCATCATCCTGCCCAAGAACATGTCTGCTATGCCGCAGGACATAGTTCAG CAGTTCATGGAGTTGGAGCCAGAGATGTTGGCGACCGAAACCATCGTCCCCGTCTACTTTGCGATGGAGGACGACGAGCTGCTGTCCATCTACACTCAAACCCTGACCTCTTCATCCTCTCAGGGTTCCTTATCGGCAGCCGaag TGCTGCTGCATACAGCCACAGCTAATGGCTTTCAGATGGTGACCAGTGGAGCTCAGAGCAAAGCCATCAGTGACTGGGCCATCACCAGTTTAGAG GGTCGTCTGTCTGGAGTTGGAGGAGAGGACCTTCCCACTATAGTCGTGGTTGCTCATTACGACTCTTTTGGTGTTGCTCCA TGGCTGTCGTATGGAGCAGACTCTAACGGTAGCGGGGTCTCCATGCTGTTGGAGCTGGCTCGCCTCTTCTCCAAACTCTACACCTACAAGAGGACGCATGCCGC GTACAACCTGCTGTTCTTTGTGTCTGGTGGAGGAAAGTTTAACTACCAGGGCACCAAACGCTGGTTGGAGGACAACCTGGACCACACAG ACTCCAGTTTGCTTCAGGACAACGTAGCCTTTGTGTTGTGTCTGGACACTTTGGGAAACAGCGACTCTCTGCACCTTCACGTGTCCAAACCTCCCAAAGAGGGAACGCCTCAGTTTTTCCTGCTCAAAGAGCTGGAGCTG GTGGTCGCAAGTCAATATCCAGAGGTCAAGTTTTCCATGGTCCACAAGAAAATCAACCTGGCTGATGACATGCTGGCCTGGGAACACGAGCGCTTTGGGATCCGCCGACTGCCGGCCTTCACCCTGTCCCACCTGCCCTCACACCGCTCGGCTCAGCGCTCCAGCATCATGGACGTGCGGTCAGTGTCCCCCTCCTCTCGCCACGGAGTGGGAGAGCCACCTGCTGG GCCTCATGTAGATGTGAAGAAGCTCAGCAGAAACGCCAAGGTGGTAGCAGAGGCGCTGGCCAGGGTCATCTACAACCTCACAGAAAAG GGGGCACCCGGAGACCTGCAGATTTTCACAGAACAAATG CAGGTGCAGGAGGAGCATCTATCGGCAGTCGTGGACTGGCTCACAGCGCAGCCCCGAGCTGCACAGCTGGTGGACAAAGACAGCAGCGTCGTCTCCACCCTGGAGTATCACCTCGGACGCTACCTCAAGGACGTCAAGAGACACTATGTCAAAGCTGACAaaag GGATCCAGAGTTTGTATTCTACGACCAGCTGAAGCAGACCATGAATGCTTACAG AGTGAAGCCAGCTATTTTTGACCTGCTGCTGGCTGTCTGCATTGCAGCCTACTTAGGAATGATGTATCTAGCTATCCAA AACTTTGGGGTCCTCTACAGTGTCGTCCGTAGAATCACGCAGCCCAAGGCCAAGGCCCATTAA